The Verrucomicrobium spinosum DSM 4136 = JCM 18804 DNA segment TAGTCCACGATGATGGTCCAGTACTCCTTTTCGTCGATCTTCTCGAGCGCGGCATCACCCCACTTTTTGATGTTGGTGGGGGTGATTTCGGTTACCTGACCTGCCTTCATGCTGGCGAGCAGGATGTCATAGGTGCCTTCAGCGTTCTTCACGGGCTTGTCGCCGCGGGTGGCGACGGCCGGGCTGGAGGCGGCCGTGGCCTTGGCGTTGCTGGCGGAATTCTGGGCGAAGAGGAACTGCCGCTTCAGCATGGCGGTGCGGTCCACCTTCCAGCGCTCGTACACATCCGTCAGCACGGCTTTGAGATCCGTGTCATCCACGGAGACCGTAGCCCGGGCGGGCGAGGTTGGGGTGGGGGCAACGGTGAGGTTTTCACCGTTTTGGCCGATCGCAGTGGCGATGCCGCCGGCGGTCATTTTGGAGCCAAACTTGTTGCCGTTGATCTCCGCCATGAACTCGACGTTCTTCATGAGCTTGATGGGGCGGGGGAAGGCGGACTTCGGAATTTCTGTCCAGTTCTTGACCACCTGTTCGATCGGCGGGAAGTCCGGGGTGAGGAAGCCATCGGCGTCGGGCTTCTTCAACTCAGCGCCCAGGCCTGCCATCATCGGGGGTGGGGTGGGCATGGGTTCTGGCTTGGGCGGCTCCGGTTTGGGCGGCTCAGGCTTGGGTTCAACCTTCATCGGCTTGGGTGGTTCCACCGCCACCAGTTCAGGTTGCTTGACCTCCACGGTCTGTGGTTTGGGCTTTTCCAGACCAAAGTAGTCCGCCACGGGCGGATAGGCGTACTGGAAGCCGACAAAGCCGACGCCAAGGAGGAGGATTAGAATGCCAAGGGCTTTCATGGGTGGGTTAGATCAGCGCACTGAGCGGATGTTGGGGAGGGAAAAGGTACGGCTTGCTGGGAGGTTTTCAATATTCAGCCGTTGAAAAAATAGCGGAGGATATGGTAGTATAAGGGCGCGGAAAAGCAGAGGGAATCGATCCGGTCCATCATGCCGCCGTGTCCCTCGATCAGGGTGCCCCAGTCTTTGATGCCGCGTTCGCGCTTGATGGCAGACATCACCAACCCACCAAAGAAGGCCACCAAGCAGAGCAGCAGCGACACCCCAAAGGCCTGAAGTGGAGAAAAAGGAGTGAGGCGATGCATCAGCGCCCCCAGCAGGCTGGCAGAGAGCACTCCACCAATCAGACCTTCCAGGGTCTTTTTCGGGCTCAGTGCTGACACCGGGGTCTTCCCGATAAGCTTGCCCCACACGTACTGGAGCACATCGCTGCCCTGGATCACGGCCACCAGGAAGATGATGAGTCCGGCGCTGCCCATCTTGAGAGGAGGCAGGTTGTCCAGATTCTCCAGCATCGGAATGTGGCTGATGAAGTACACACAGACCATCAGGCCCCATTGCGTACGAGCGTTGCGCTCCAGGAACTCCGTCACGTCCGGCGTGAGCACCGTGA contains these protein-coding regions:
- a CDS encoding phosphatidate cytidylyltransferase: MPLLSSINYSSDVTRNLIIAVFGVLFLASAISFILGRRVKSEGGKATVANLKSRVNSWWVMVIVLFAALSFNRAGSTIIFALISFLALREFITATPTRRGDHWGLFAAFFVILPYQYWLVATPWYGMFAIMIPVYAFILIPIVTVLTPDVTEFLERNARTQWGLMVCVYFISHIPMLENLDNLPPLKMGSAGLIIFLVAVIQGSDVLQYVWGKLIGKTPVSALSPKKTLEGLIGGVLSASLLGALMHRLTPFSPLQAFGVSLLLCLVAFFGGLVMSAIKRERGIKDWGTLIEGHGGMMDRIDSLCFSAPLYYHILRYFFNG